In Frondihabitans sp. PAMC 28766, a genomic segment contains:
- a CDS encoding Gfo/Idh/MocA family protein, with translation MTGRLYATPEFSPDPVYTLEAPRHPRPIVILGAGGIVRDAHLPAYAKAGFTVAGICDRDVPRAQRLADQYGMAAVFGSVGDAVAAAPTDAVFDLALMPEHYAEVLEQLPDGAAVLIQKPLGNTWADVERVVEICHRKSLVAAVNTQLRFAPYVAVARALIASGEIGELYDLEIQVEVNTPWEMFPSVLALDRLEINMHSVHYLDLVRSFVGDPDSVSAVTVRHPEKTHANSRSAIVFHYGGRPLRALVTTNHDHHFGEKYEQSYVKWEGTKGALRAQMGLLMAYPEGREDLLEIQRDSDDPASWQSVPFDGTWFPDAFVGSMGALMRYLEGSVPNLPTSIDDVLVTMATVEAAYEASGVGGVPIRTLLN, from the coding sequence GTGACGGGCCGCCTGTATGCGACTCCGGAGTTCTCGCCCGATCCGGTCTACACGCTGGAGGCTCCGCGGCATCCGCGCCCCATCGTGATCCTGGGGGCCGGAGGGATCGTGCGCGACGCTCACCTGCCGGCCTACGCGAAGGCCGGCTTCACGGTGGCCGGGATCTGCGACCGCGACGTACCGAGGGCGCAGAGGCTCGCCGACCAGTACGGCATGGCAGCCGTCTTCGGCTCGGTCGGCGACGCCGTCGCCGCCGCGCCGACCGACGCCGTCTTCGACCTGGCCCTGATGCCCGAGCACTACGCCGAGGTGCTCGAGCAGCTGCCCGACGGGGCGGCCGTGCTGATCCAGAAGCCGCTGGGCAACACCTGGGCCGACGTCGAGCGGGTGGTCGAGATCTGCCACCGCAAATCGCTGGTCGCGGCAGTCAACACGCAGCTGCGCTTCGCGCCCTACGTCGCCGTGGCCCGAGCGCTGATCGCGTCGGGCGAGATCGGCGAGCTCTACGACCTCGAGATCCAGGTCGAGGTGAACACCCCGTGGGAGATGTTCCCCAGCGTGCTCGCCCTCGACCGCCTCGAGATCAACATGCACAGCGTGCACTACCTCGACCTCGTGCGCAGCTTCGTCGGCGACCCCGACAGCGTGTCGGCCGTCACCGTTCGTCACCCCGAGAAGACGCACGCCAACTCGCGCTCGGCCATCGTCTTCCACTACGGCGGCCGGCCCCTGCGCGCACTCGTGACGACCAACCACGACCACCACTTCGGCGAGAAGTACGAGCAGAGCTACGTCAAGTGGGAGGGCACGAAAGGCGCGCTCCGGGCGCAGATGGGGTTGCTCATGGCGTACCCCGAGGGTCGAGAAGACCTCCTCGAGATCCAGCGCGACTCCGACGATCCGGCGTCGTGGCAGTCCGTGCCGTTCGACGGCACCTGGTTCCCCGACGCCTTCGTGGGCTCGATGGGCGCACTGATGCGCTACCTCGAGGGGTCGGTGCCCAATCTGCCCACGAGCATCGACGATGTGCTCGTCACAATGGCCACTGTCGAGGCGGCCTATGAGGCGAGTGGTGTCGGCGGAGTCCCGATCCGCACATTATTGAACTGA
- a CDS encoding alpha-L-fucosidase — protein MAMFKPDSVRPAPYEKFAHQSPAWFTDAKLGIFVHWGAYSVAAWAEPLGDMGTDEVPDSFARNPYAEWYMNTSRIEGSPAWKHHREVFGGADYYDLLDLWRAENFDADEVLALVKHTGARYFVPTTKHHDGITLWDAPETGDLNTVARGPKRDLVAEFADATRRAGLKFGVYYSGGLDWHFAPAPPLVDKPDDLDEMFSSRPVDDSYARYAFTHVDDLITKFAPDVLWDDIDWPDAGKPPGDHSLVRLFERYYAAVPEGMINDRWGDTHWDYRTTEYAMGATTGSDEPWENCRGVGYSFGYNQLEDETTTLSGDELIRHFVDVVSRGGNLLLNIGLMADGTVPPIQRRSLEALGDWNAAHGDAIFSSVIVDSAVARPSNEPWVRWTATDAGVRAIVDADGEVRLDADAALLDPATAVLSDGAAVTVNLDGDSLVVTLPPRAAGAGPHVVTFATAAVSR, from the coding sequence ATGGCGATGTTCAAGCCCGACTCCGTCCGGCCCGCCCCCTACGAGAAGTTCGCGCACCAGAGCCCCGCCTGGTTCACCGACGCGAAGCTCGGCATCTTCGTTCACTGGGGCGCCTACTCGGTCGCCGCCTGGGCCGAGCCCCTCGGCGACATGGGCACCGACGAGGTGCCCGACTCGTTCGCCCGCAACCCCTACGCCGAGTGGTACATGAACACCTCCAGGATCGAGGGCAGCCCGGCGTGGAAGCACCACCGGGAGGTCTTCGGAGGCGCCGACTACTACGACCTCCTCGACCTCTGGAGGGCCGAGAACTTCGACGCCGACGAGGTGCTCGCTCTCGTCAAGCACACCGGCGCCCGCTACTTCGTGCCGACCACGAAGCACCACGACGGCATCACCCTGTGGGACGCGCCCGAGACGGGCGACCTCAACACGGTGGCCCGCGGCCCGAAGCGCGACCTGGTCGCCGAGTTCGCCGATGCGACGCGCCGCGCGGGCCTCAAGTTCGGGGTCTACTACTCGGGCGGCCTCGACTGGCACTTCGCCCCGGCGCCACCGCTCGTCGACAAGCCCGACGACCTCGACGAGATGTTCTCGTCGCGCCCCGTCGACGACTCCTACGCCCGCTACGCCTTCACCCACGTCGACGACCTGATCACGAAGTTCGCGCCCGACGTGCTCTGGGACGACATCGACTGGCCCGACGCGGGCAAGCCGCCCGGCGACCACAGCCTCGTGAGGCTGTTCGAGCGCTACTACGCTGCCGTGCCGGAGGGCATGATCAACGACCGCTGGGGCGACACCCACTGGGACTACCGCACCACCGAGTACGCCATGGGCGCGACGACCGGCTCGGACGAGCCGTGGGAGAACTGCCGAGGCGTCGGCTACTCGTTCGGCTACAACCAGCTCGAAGACGAGACGACCACGCTCTCGGGCGACGAGCTGATCCGCCATTTCGTCGACGTCGTGTCGCGCGGCGGCAACCTTCTGCTCAACATCGGCCTGATGGCCGACGGCACTGTGCCTCCGATCCAGCGCCGCAGCCTAGAGGCCCTCGGCGACTGGAACGCCGCGCACGGCGACGCGATCTTCTCGTCCGTGATCGTCGACTCTGCAGTCGCGCGGCCGAGCAACGAGCCGTGGGTGCGCTGGACGGCTACCGATGCGGGGGTGCGCGCGATCGTCGATGCCGACGGCGAGGTGCGGTTGGATGCCGATGCCGCGCTCCTCGATCCTGC